One region of Chrysemys picta bellii isolate R12L10 chromosome 21, ASM1138683v2, whole genome shotgun sequence genomic DNA includes:
- the PLEKHG5 gene encoding pleckstrin homology domain-containing family G member 5 isoform X10 — translation MHFDGHIRFDLPPQGSILARNVSTRSCPPRTSPASDVEEEDEGLVDGRGDKKSSALKLPKKKARRRHTDDPSKECFTLKFDLNVDIETEIVPAMKKKSLGEVLLPVFERKGIELAKVDIYLDQSNTPLSLSFEAYRFGGHYLRVKAKPGDELKVEQAVKDFKSLSLPIMRSSGSASTFLFTPTGERPDQPPFRRESMDILAPGRKRKNMNEFLGDSSIPGQDPLQHFSCSLPSNGIDTWKNRAASRFSGFFGSGASPGPFGRELDKMEQLESKLHSYGIFGLPKLPQQLRFDQDSWEEEEDDASLCLEDSWQEITEGTEALTRRQCHQQEAIWELLHTEATYIRKLKVITDLFLCCLLNLQESGLLCEVEAERLFSNIQEIIQLHRALWSSVMAPVLEKARKTKALLDPVDFLKGFKMFGSLFKPYVQYCMEEEGCMEYMRTLLRDNELFRFYVTWAEKHKQCNRLKLSDMLVKPHQRLTKYPLLLKSVLKKTDDPCTRDAIVTMINSVERFINHVNSRMRQRQEQQRLVAILSRIDSYEVVDSSTEEVDKLLKEFLHLDLTAPIPGTSPEDTRQLLLEGSLKMKEGKDSKMDVYCFLFTDLFLITKPVKKAERTKVIRQPLLVDKIICRELKDPGSFLLIYLNELRSAVGAYTFQASGQSLCRGWIEALYNAQNLLQRLRLQERQRSQRQHLQSLEEGEDGESGASAASSPTILRRSSNSLDSQQCPSDGSTETISVVVVDASEELSFPDLEVGPFSSQSDETSISTTASSTTPTRELLEGGGELAETHTPPSSNCLTLDSSGCRSASIDSAYGTLSPTSIQEFAEVQQLEPGAEDGGPPHSQRAPSPKLRRRTPVQLLPCKVKALKSKSEASLLQLIPASPPLAQSKSLCDLFTAPGQATFLAGPSQGLARREVPAGFQRTSRAGAGSGEARSDGSSRGLSICSSSSGSSSELSEPEELMCAEGFAYPAESNVTAPAAPGQEAPPAGPEGASAPCRAPSTAVTEPLAHRTLSDPQAAQHRKLTLAQLYRIRTTLLLNSTLTASEV, via the exons ATGCACTTCGACGGGCACATCCGCTTCGACCTGCCACCCCAAG GTTCCATTCTGGCCCGGAACGTATCCACGCGCTCATGCCCCCCACGCACCAGCCCTGCCTCCGACGTGGAGGAGGAGGACGAAGGGCTAGTGGATGGGAGAGG GGACAAGAAGAGCTCGGCGCTGAAGCTCCCCAAGAAGAAAGCCCGGCGCAGACACACGGAT gaccccagtaAAGAGTGCTTCACCCTGAAGTTCGACTTGAACGTGGACATAGAAACGGAGATCGTCCCGGCCATGAAGAAGAAGTCCCTGGG ggagGTGCTGCTGCCGGTGTTCGAGAGGAAAGGCATCGAGCTGGCGAAGGTGGATATTTATCTGGATCAGTCCAACACGCCTCTGTCACTCAGCTTCGAAGCGTACCGCTTCGGGGGACACTACCTGAGGGTGAAAG CCAAACCCGGCGATGAGCTCAAGGTGGAGCAGGCCGtgaaagacttcaaatcgctgagtcTGCCCATCATGCGGTCCTCAGGCTCTGCCTCCACCTTCCTCTTCACTCCCACCGGGGAGAGACCGGACCAGCCGCCCTTCCGCCGGGAGAGCATGGACATCCTG GCCCCGGGGCGGAAGCGGAAGAACATGAACGAGTTTCTGGGCGATTCCAGCATCCCAGGCCAGGACCCGCTGCAGCActtcagctgctccctgcccagcaACGGCATCGATACGTGGAAGAATCGGGCCGCCAGTCGCTTCAGTGGCTTCTTTGGCTCCGGCGCTAGCCCCGGCCCCTTCGGACGG GAGCTGGATAagatggagcagctggagagcaagCTACACAGCTATGGCATCTTCGGCCTCCCCAAGCTCCCCCAGCAGCTGCGCTTCgaccaggactcctgggaggaagaggaggatgacgCCAGCCTgtgcctggaagacagctggcaGGAGATCACCGAGGGCACGGAG GCCCTGACGCGCCGGCAGTGCCACCAGCAGGAGGCCATCTGGGAGCTGCTGCACACAGAAGCCACCTACATCCGGAAGCTGAAAGTGATCACGGAC CTCTTCCTCTGCTGCCTGCTGAACCTGCAGGAGTCGGGGCTGCTGTGTGAG GTGGAAGCTGAGCGTCTGTTCAGCAACATCCAGGAGATTATCCAGCTGCACCGGGCCTTGTGGAGCAGCGTCATGGCCCCCGTCCTGGAGAAGGCCAGGAAGACCAAGGCGTTGCTGGACCCTGTGGACTTCCTAAAGGGATTCAAAATG TTTGGCTCCCTCTTCAAGCCCTACGTCCAGTACTGCATGGAGGAGGAGGGCTGCATGGAGTACATGCGCACGCTGCTGCGGGACAACGAGCTCTTCCGGTTCTACGTGACG TGGGCAGAGAAGCACAAGCAGTGCAACCGCCTGAAGCTCAGCGACATGCTGGTGAAGCCGCACCAGCGCCTCACCAAGTACCCGCTGCTGCTCAAGTCGGTGCTGAAGAAAACGGACGACCCTTGCACCCGGGATGCCATCGTCACCATG ATCAATTCCGTGGAGCGGTTTATCAACCATGTGAACTCGCGGATGCGCCAGCGGCAGgagcagcagaggctggtggccaTCCTCAGCCGGATTGACTCCTACGAAGTGGTGGACAGCAGCACGGAGGAGGTGGATAAG CTCCTGAAGGAGTTCCTGCACCTGGACCTGACGGCCCCCATCCCAGGCACCTCCCCTGAGGACACGCGGCAGCTCCTCCTGGAGGGGAGCTTGAAAATGAAGGAAGGTAAAGACAGCAAG ATGGACGTTTACTGCTTCCTCTTCACGGACCTGTTCCTCATCACCAAGCCGGTGAAGAAGGCCGAGCGCACCAAGGTCATCCGGCAGCCCCTGCTCGTGGACAAGATCATCTGCCGGGAGCTCAAGGACCCCG GCTCCTTCCTCCTGATCTATCTCAACGAGCTTCGCAGCGCCGTGGGAGCCTACACCTTCCAGGCCAGCGGGCAGTCCCTGTGCCGTGGCTGGATCGAGGCACTGTACAATGCACAG aaCCTCCTGCAGCGGCTGCGTCTCCAGGAGCGGCAGCGTAGCCAGCGGCAGCATCTGCAGAgcctggaggagggagaggatggggagagcggggcctcgGCAGCCAGCTCGCCCACCATCCTGCGCAGGAGCAGCAACAGCCTGGACTCCCAGCAATG CCCCTCCGATGGCTCCACGGAGACCAtctcggtggtggtggtggatgcCAGCGAGGAGCTCTCCTTCCCGGACTTGGAAGTGGGGCCATTCAGCTCGCAGTCGGACGAGACCTCCATCAGCACTACCGCTTCGTCCACCACCCCCacccgggagctgctggaggggggcggggagcttgcagagacacacaccccccccagctccaattGCCTGACGCTGGATTCCAGCGGCTGCAGATCGGCGTCCATCGACAGCGCCTACggcaccctctcccccacctccatccaGGAGTTTGCTGAggtgcagcagctggagccaggggcgGAGGACGGGGGGCCCCCGCACTCGCAGCGTGCCCCCTCGCCCAAGCTGCGCCGCAGGACGCCCGTGCAGCTCCTGCCCTGCAAGGTGAAAGCGCTCAAGTCCAAGTCGGAGGCCAGCCTGCTGCAGCTGATCCCAGCCTCGCCCCCTCTCGCCCAGAGCAAGAGCCTCTGCGACCTCTTCACGGCTCCGGGCCAGGCCACGTTCCTGGCAGGCCCCAGCCAAGGACTTGCACGGCGCGAGGTCCCGGCTGGCTTCCAGAGGACTAGCAGGGCGGGTGCCGGGAGCGGGGAAGCCCGGTCAGACGGCAGTAGCCGCGGCctgagcatctgcagcagcagcagcggctccTCGTCAGAGCTCTCCGAGCCCGAGGAGCTGATGTGTGCCGAGGGCTTTGCTTACCCAGCCGAGAGCAACGTGACGGCCCCTGCTGCGCCTGGGCAGGAAGCTCCCCCAGCAGGGCCTGAGGGGGCATCTGCCCCGTGCCGGGCTCCCAGCACCGCCGTGACCGAGCCCCTTGCCCACCGGACACTGTCAGACCCGCAGGCGGCCCAGCACCGCAAGCTGACGCTGGCTCAGCTGTACAGGATCAGGACCACCTTGCTCCTCAACTCCACGCTGACCGCCTC GGAGGTCTGA
- the PLEKHG5 gene encoding pleckstrin homology domain-containing family G member 5 isoform X8, with protein sequence MRQRASDARACAEGRSEGLPLRDPSGLVCHHAECQQLNHSNPLNLCEACDRKFHGTMHFDGHIRFDLPPQGSILARNVSTRSCPPRTSPASDVEEEDEGLVDGRGDKKSSALKLPKKKARRRHTDDPSKECFTLKFDLNVDIETEIVPAMKKKSLGEVLLPVFERKGIELAKVDIYLDQSNTPLSLSFEAYRFGGHYLRVKAKPGDELKVEQAVKDFKSLSLPIMRSSGSASTFLFTPTGERPDQPPFRRESMDILAPGRKRKNMNEFLGDSSIPGQDPLQHFSCSLPSNGIDTWKNRAASRFSGFFGSGASPGPFGRELDKMEQLESKLHSYGIFGLPKLPQQLRFDQDSWEEEEDDASLCLEDSWQEITEGTEALTRRQCHQQEAIWELLHTEATYIRKLKVITDLFLCCLLNLQESGLLCEVEAERLFSNIQEIIQLHRALWSSVMAPVLEKARKTKALLDPVDFLKGFKMFGSLFKPYVQYCMEEEGCMEYMRTLLRDNELFRFYVTWAEKHKQCNRLKLSDMLVKPHQRLTKYPLLLKSVLKKTDDPCTRDAIVTMINSVERFINHVNSRMRQRQEQQRLVAILSRIDSYEVVDSSTEEVDKLLKEFLHLDLTAPIPGTSPEDTRQLLLEGSLKMKEGKDSKMDVYCFLFTDLFLITKPVKKAERTKVIRQPLLVDKIICRELKDPGSFLLIYLNELRSAVGAYTFQASGQSLCRGWIEALYNAQNLLQRLRLQERQRSQRQHLQSLEEGEDGESGASAASSPTILRRSSNSLDSQQCPSDGSTETISVVVVDASEELSFPDLEVGPFSSQSDETSISTTASSTTPTRELLEGGGELAETHTPPSSNCLTLDSSGCRSASIDSAYGTLSPTSIQEFAEVQQLEPGAEDGGPPHSQRAPSPKLRRRTPVQLLPCKVKALKSKSEASLLQLIPASPPLAQSKSLCDLFTAPGQATFLAGPSQGLARREVPAGFQRTSRAGAGSGEARSDGSSRGLSICSSSSGSSSELSEPEELMCAEGFAYPAESNVTAPAAPGQEAPPAGPEGASAPCRAPSTAVTEPLAHRTLSDPQAAQHRKLTLAQLYRIRTTLLLNSTLTASEV encoded by the exons GTATGTCACCATGCCGAGTGCCAGCAGCTGAACCACAGCAATCCCTTAAACTTGTGTGAGGCCTGTGACCGCAAGTTCCACGGCACCATGCACTTCGACGGGCACATCCGCTTCGACCTGCCACCCCAAG GTTCCATTCTGGCCCGGAACGTATCCACGCGCTCATGCCCCCCACGCACCAGCCCTGCCTCCGACGTGGAGGAGGAGGACGAAGGGCTAGTGGATGGGAGAGG GGACAAGAAGAGCTCGGCGCTGAAGCTCCCCAAGAAGAAAGCCCGGCGCAGACACACGGAT gaccccagtaAAGAGTGCTTCACCCTGAAGTTCGACTTGAACGTGGACATAGAAACGGAGATCGTCCCGGCCATGAAGAAGAAGTCCCTGGG ggagGTGCTGCTGCCGGTGTTCGAGAGGAAAGGCATCGAGCTGGCGAAGGTGGATATTTATCTGGATCAGTCCAACACGCCTCTGTCACTCAGCTTCGAAGCGTACCGCTTCGGGGGACACTACCTGAGGGTGAAAG CCAAACCCGGCGATGAGCTCAAGGTGGAGCAGGCCGtgaaagacttcaaatcgctgagtcTGCCCATCATGCGGTCCTCAGGCTCTGCCTCCACCTTCCTCTTCACTCCCACCGGGGAGAGACCGGACCAGCCGCCCTTCCGCCGGGAGAGCATGGACATCCTG GCCCCGGGGCGGAAGCGGAAGAACATGAACGAGTTTCTGGGCGATTCCAGCATCCCAGGCCAGGACCCGCTGCAGCActtcagctgctccctgcccagcaACGGCATCGATACGTGGAAGAATCGGGCCGCCAGTCGCTTCAGTGGCTTCTTTGGCTCCGGCGCTAGCCCCGGCCCCTTCGGACGG GAGCTGGATAagatggagcagctggagagcaagCTACACAGCTATGGCATCTTCGGCCTCCCCAAGCTCCCCCAGCAGCTGCGCTTCgaccaggactcctgggaggaagaggaggatgacgCCAGCCTgtgcctggaagacagctggcaGGAGATCACCGAGGGCACGGAG GCCCTGACGCGCCGGCAGTGCCACCAGCAGGAGGCCATCTGGGAGCTGCTGCACACAGAAGCCACCTACATCCGGAAGCTGAAAGTGATCACGGAC CTCTTCCTCTGCTGCCTGCTGAACCTGCAGGAGTCGGGGCTGCTGTGTGAG GTGGAAGCTGAGCGTCTGTTCAGCAACATCCAGGAGATTATCCAGCTGCACCGGGCCTTGTGGAGCAGCGTCATGGCCCCCGTCCTGGAGAAGGCCAGGAAGACCAAGGCGTTGCTGGACCCTGTGGACTTCCTAAAGGGATTCAAAATG TTTGGCTCCCTCTTCAAGCCCTACGTCCAGTACTGCATGGAGGAGGAGGGCTGCATGGAGTACATGCGCACGCTGCTGCGGGACAACGAGCTCTTCCGGTTCTACGTGACG TGGGCAGAGAAGCACAAGCAGTGCAACCGCCTGAAGCTCAGCGACATGCTGGTGAAGCCGCACCAGCGCCTCACCAAGTACCCGCTGCTGCTCAAGTCGGTGCTGAAGAAAACGGACGACCCTTGCACCCGGGATGCCATCGTCACCATG ATCAATTCCGTGGAGCGGTTTATCAACCATGTGAACTCGCGGATGCGCCAGCGGCAGgagcagcagaggctggtggccaTCCTCAGCCGGATTGACTCCTACGAAGTGGTGGACAGCAGCACGGAGGAGGTGGATAAG CTCCTGAAGGAGTTCCTGCACCTGGACCTGACGGCCCCCATCCCAGGCACCTCCCCTGAGGACACGCGGCAGCTCCTCCTGGAGGGGAGCTTGAAAATGAAGGAAGGTAAAGACAGCAAG ATGGACGTTTACTGCTTCCTCTTCACGGACCTGTTCCTCATCACCAAGCCGGTGAAGAAGGCCGAGCGCACCAAGGTCATCCGGCAGCCCCTGCTCGTGGACAAGATCATCTGCCGGGAGCTCAAGGACCCCG GCTCCTTCCTCCTGATCTATCTCAACGAGCTTCGCAGCGCCGTGGGAGCCTACACCTTCCAGGCCAGCGGGCAGTCCCTGTGCCGTGGCTGGATCGAGGCACTGTACAATGCACAG aaCCTCCTGCAGCGGCTGCGTCTCCAGGAGCGGCAGCGTAGCCAGCGGCAGCATCTGCAGAgcctggaggagggagaggatggggagagcggggcctcgGCAGCCAGCTCGCCCACCATCCTGCGCAGGAGCAGCAACAGCCTGGACTCCCAGCAATG CCCCTCCGATGGCTCCACGGAGACCAtctcggtggtggtggtggatgcCAGCGAGGAGCTCTCCTTCCCGGACTTGGAAGTGGGGCCATTCAGCTCGCAGTCGGACGAGACCTCCATCAGCACTACCGCTTCGTCCACCACCCCCacccgggagctgctggaggggggcggggagcttgcagagacacacaccccccccagctccaattGCCTGACGCTGGATTCCAGCGGCTGCAGATCGGCGTCCATCGACAGCGCCTACggcaccctctcccccacctccatccaGGAGTTTGCTGAggtgcagcagctggagccaggggcgGAGGACGGGGGGCCCCCGCACTCGCAGCGTGCCCCCTCGCCCAAGCTGCGCCGCAGGACGCCCGTGCAGCTCCTGCCCTGCAAGGTGAAAGCGCTCAAGTCCAAGTCGGAGGCCAGCCTGCTGCAGCTGATCCCAGCCTCGCCCCCTCTCGCCCAGAGCAAGAGCCTCTGCGACCTCTTCACGGCTCCGGGCCAGGCCACGTTCCTGGCAGGCCCCAGCCAAGGACTTGCACGGCGCGAGGTCCCGGCTGGCTTCCAGAGGACTAGCAGGGCGGGTGCCGGGAGCGGGGAAGCCCGGTCAGACGGCAGTAGCCGCGGCctgagcatctgcagcagcagcagcggctccTCGTCAGAGCTCTCCGAGCCCGAGGAGCTGATGTGTGCCGAGGGCTTTGCTTACCCAGCCGAGAGCAACGTGACGGCCCCTGCTGCGCCTGGGCAGGAAGCTCCCCCAGCAGGGCCTGAGGGGGCATCTGCCCCGTGCCGGGCTCCCAGCACCGCCGTGACCGAGCCCCTTGCCCACCGGACACTGTCAGACCCGCAGGCGGCCCAGCACCGCAAGCTGACGCTGGCTCAGCTGTACAGGATCAGGACCACCTTGCTCCTCAACTCCACGCTGACCGCCTC GGAGGTCTGA